A window from Actimicrobium sp. CCC2.4 encodes these proteins:
- the fabI gene encoding enoyl-ACP reductase FabI produces the protein MAFLQGKKILITGLLSRRSIAYGIAQACRREGADLAFTYVGARFRDRLGEFAKEFGSELIFDCDVTSDDKINATFTDLSQHWQQLDGLVHAIAFAPAEAISGDFLDGLSREAFQIAHDVSAYSFPAMAKAALPMLRPNSALLTLSYLGAVRIAPHYNTMGLAKASLEASVRYLAESLGPKGIRVNGISAGPIKTLAASGIKDFGKLLAMASRGAPLRRNVTIEDVGNVAAFLLSDLAAGITSEITYVDGGFSHGMTCERTD, from the coding sequence ATGGCTTTCCTCCAAGGCAAAAAAATCCTGATCACGGGACTGCTGTCCCGCCGCTCCATCGCGTACGGTATCGCCCAGGCCTGCCGGCGCGAAGGCGCTGACCTCGCGTTCACTTACGTCGGAGCGCGTTTTCGGGATCGGCTCGGCGAGTTCGCCAAGGAGTTCGGCAGCGAGTTGATTTTTGATTGCGATGTCACCAGCGATGACAAAATCAACGCTACTTTTACCGATCTGTCGCAGCACTGGCAACAGCTTGACGGCCTGGTGCATGCGATTGCCTTTGCGCCTGCCGAGGCGATCAGCGGCGACTTTCTGGATGGCCTGTCTCGCGAGGCGTTCCAGATTGCGCACGATGTGTCGGCTTACAGTTTTCCGGCGATGGCCAAGGCGGCACTGCCGATGCTGCGACCCAATTCGGCATTGCTGACCCTGAGTTATCTGGGTGCCGTGCGCATCGCACCGCACTACAACACGATGGGCCTGGCCAAGGCGTCGCTTGAGGCCAGCGTGCGTTATCTGGCGGAATCTCTGGGGCCGAAAGGGATACGCGTCAATGGCATTTCGGCAGGTCCGATCAAGACGCTGGCGGCCAGCGGCATCAAGGATTTTGGCAAGCTGCTGGCAATGGCGTCGCGTGGCGCGCCGCTGCGACGCAATGTCACGATCGAAGATGTCGGCAATGTTGCGGCCTTCCTGTTATCGGATCTGGCAGCTGGGATTACCAGCGAAATCACGTATGTCGATGGCGGGTTCTCGCATGGAATGACGTGCGAACGCACCGACTGA
- a CDS encoding universal stress protein — MFKIILVPTDGSALSDKAIHAAIEFAQLTGARIVGLSVAEPYPYSPLSEGAITIDSTAYQEKMLEIARSNVRQIADAASAANVTCETHVRESFSPYEEIVSVADLHGCDVVFMASHGRKGLNKLFVGSETQKVLAHSTLPVLVFR; from the coding sequence ATGTTCAAGATCATCCTCGTCCCCACAGACGGTTCTGCGCTATCGGACAAAGCCATCCACGCCGCTATCGAATTCGCCCAATTGACCGGTGCCCGCATCGTCGGTTTGTCGGTTGCGGAACCGTATCCGTACTCGCCGCTGTCAGAAGGCGCCATCACTATCGACTCGACCGCCTATCAGGAAAAAATGCTGGAGATCGCGCGCAGTAACGTCCGGCAGATCGCCGATGCGGCCAGTGCCGCCAATGTCACCTGTGAAACGCACGTGCGTGAATCTTTCAGCCCCTACGAAGAAATCGTCAGCGTCGCCGACCTGCACGGATGCGACGTGGTGTTCATGGCGTCGCATGGACGCAAGGGATTGAACAAGCTGTTCGTCGGTAGCGAGACCCAGAAAGTGCTGGCCCATTCGACGCTGCCGGTCCTGGTGTTCCGCTAG
- a CDS encoding glycine zipper 2TM domain-containing protein yields MKNKHMSGGIHPLMAAAAAAVILVSLVGVAAITGLLPNSTANQSAEATAKTSSPAPMLASENTQKSAASEPVVKHASPAKHAPRPATDNYQQQAAASCYNCGRVESVKTIQSAAQPSGVGVGVGAVLGGLLGNQVGGGNGRTLATVAGAVGGGYAGNEVEKRSRGTTSYQVRVRMDDGQLQTFPSDSPDGWRAGDEVRVVNGALTARN; encoded by the coding sequence ATGAAGAACAAACACATGTCAGGCGGAATCCATCCACTGATGGCCGCTGCTGCAGCTGCCGTCATCCTGGTCAGCCTGGTCGGGGTCGCCGCAATCACCGGTCTCCTGCCCAACTCGACCGCCAACCAATCTGCCGAAGCAACGGCAAAGACATCTTCACCAGCGCCAATGCTGGCTTCCGAAAACACGCAGAAGTCCGCAGCCTCCGAACCGGTCGTCAAACACGCCAGTCCTGCCAAACACGCACCCCGTCCGGCGACCGACAACTATCAGCAGCAAGCCGCTGCGTCCTGCTACAACTGCGGCAGGGTCGAATCCGTCAAGACCATCCAATCTGCGGCCCAGCCTAGCGGCGTCGGCGTCGGTGTCGGTGCAGTCCTCGGTGGCTTGCTGGGCAATCAGGTCGGTGGCGGAAATGGCCGTACGCTAGCTACCGTGGCTGGTGCCGTCGGTGGCGGTTATGCCGGCAACGAAGTCGAGAAGCGCTCGCGCGGTACCACCAGCTATCAGGTCCGGGTCCGCATGGATGACGGCCAGTTGCAGACATTCCCGAGCGACAGTCCGGACGGCTGGCGTGCCGGTGACGAAGTGCGTGTCGTCAATGGGGCGCTGACCGCCCGCAATTAA
- the lysS gene encoding lysine--tRNA ligase: MTTNTEVAAGLPAPDEHSILAERRGKLAAIRAAGIAFPNDFRPQHKAAALHVQYDELDNEALEATPVKVVVAGRMMLKRVMGKASFATLQDASGVRADGRIQLYITTDNVGADAHDAFKHYDLGDILGAEGHLFKTKTGELSIKVTALRLITKSLRPLPDKFHGLADQEMKYRQRYVDLIMSEETRRTFKARTATMSSIRRFMNEHEFMEVETPMLHTIPGGAAAKPFITHHNALDMQMFLRIAPELYLKRLVVGGFERVFEVNRNFRNEGVSPRHNPEFTMMEFYAAYVDYHWLMDFTEAVIRQAAIDAHGTAELTYQGRALDLSQPFRRFTILGAINHYAPQYSAEQLADADFIKTELKKFGVKPFATAGLGALQLALFEETAEAQLWEPTYIVDYPAEVSPLARASDTVPGITERFELFICGRELANGFSELNDAEDQAARFQAQVAAKDAGDEEAMFYDADYIRALEYGMPPAGGCGIGIDRLVMLITDSPNIRDVILFPHLRRED; the protein is encoded by the coding sequence ATGACCACCAACACTGAAGTCGCCGCTGGCCTGCCAGCTCCCGACGAACATTCGATCCTGGCGGAACGACGCGGCAAGCTCGCTGCGATCCGCGCTGCCGGTATCGCTTTCCCGAATGATTTCCGGCCGCAGCACAAGGCCGCCGCGCTGCATGTGCAATACGACGAACTCGATAACGAGGCGCTCGAAGCGACGCCGGTCAAGGTCGTCGTGGCCGGTCGCATGATGCTCAAGCGCGTGATGGGCAAGGCCTCGTTCGCGACCTTGCAGGATGCCTCGGGCGTGCGCGCCGATGGTCGCATCCAGCTCTACATCACCACTGACAACGTCGGTGCCGACGCGCACGACGCGTTCAAGCATTACGATCTGGGCGACATCCTCGGTGCCGAAGGCCACTTGTTCAAGACCAAGACCGGCGAGCTGTCGATCAAGGTCACGGCGCTGCGTCTGATCACCAAATCGCTGAGGCCGTTGCCGGACAAATTCCATGGCCTGGCCGATCAGGAAATGAAGTACCGCCAGCGTTACGTCGACCTGATCATGAGCGAAGAAACACGTCGCACGTTCAAGGCGCGCACGGCGACGATGTCGTCGATCCGACGCTTCATGAATGAACACGAGTTCATGGAAGTCGAAACGCCGATGCTGCACACCATTCCCGGTGGTGCCGCCGCCAAGCCTTTCATCACGCACCACAATGCGCTCGACATGCAGATGTTCCTGCGCATTGCGCCCGAGCTGTATCTGAAGCGCTTGGTGGTCGGCGGCTTCGAGCGCGTTTTTGAAGTCAATCGCAACTTCCGCAATGAGGGTGTGTCGCCGCGCCACAATCCGGAATTCACGATGATGGAATTCTATGCGGCGTATGTCGATTATCACTGGCTGATGGACTTCACCGAAGCCGTGATTCGTCAGGCTGCCATTGATGCGCACGGCACCGCCGAGCTGACGTATCAAGGTCGCGCGCTGGACCTGAGCCAGCCGTTCCGCCGCTTCACTATCCTCGGTGCGATCAATCATTACGCACCGCAGTACAGCGCCGAACAACTGGCCGATGCCGATTTCATCAAGACTGAACTAAAAAAATTCGGCGTCAAGCCGTTTGCTACGGCCGGCCTGGGCGCACTGCAACTGGCGCTGTTCGAAGAGACCGCCGAAGCGCAATTGTGGGAACCGACCTACATCGTCGATTACCCGGCCGAGGTCTCGCCGCTGGCGCGCGCCTCCGACACGGTGCCCGGTATCACCGAGCGTTTCGAGCTGTTCATTTGCGGGCGCGAACTGGCCAACGGTTTCTCGGAATTGAACGATGCCGAAGACCAGGCCGCGCGCTTTCAGGCGCAGGTCGCGGCCAAGGATGCGGGCGATGAAGAGGCGATGTTCTACGACGCCGACTATATCCGCGCACTCGAATATGGCATGCCGCCGGCCGGTGGTTGCGGTATCGGTATCGACCGGCTGGTGATGCTCATTACCGACTCGCCGAATATTCGCGACGTGATTTTGTTTCCACATCTGCGCCGGGAGGATTGA
- a CDS encoding nitronate monooxygenase family protein, with protein sequence MLQLPSRPLPRFILKGKSLLPIVQGGMGVGISAHRLAGTVASLGAIGTISSVDLRRRHADLMAQTGKSRDKELINSVNLIALDREITAARAIAGGNGMVAVNTMRAVAEYAAQVRQSCESGAEAIVVGAGLPLDLPELTAGYPDVALIPILSDTRGIALVIKKWMRKNRLPDAIVIESPRYAGGHLGAMSIEGVDDPHFAFPTVLEGKLELFRQLGIERENIPLIVAGGIHTHQQISALLALGASAAQLGSPFAVTEEGDAHSNFKKVLVEAGPDDIVTFMSVAGLPARAVLTPWLINYLEKESKLMAKAGPKACTVGFDCLQQCGLRDGNGKAGQFCIDTQLAFAMNGDMKRGLFFRGSESLPFGREIRPVRELMDYLLTGVRQQLWQAIVA encoded by the coding sequence ATGCTGCAGTTACCCTCCCGCCCGCTCCCCCGTTTTATCTTGAAGGGAAAGTCCCTGCTGCCTATTGTTCAGGGCGGAATGGGTGTGGGCATTTCAGCGCATCGGCTGGCCGGCACGGTGGCCAGTCTCGGTGCGATCGGTACCATTTCCAGCGTGGACTTGCGTCGTCGTCACGCCGACCTGATGGCACAAACCGGCAAGTCACGCGACAAGGAGTTGATCAATAGTGTCAACCTGATCGCCCTGGATCGAGAGATCACCGCTGCCCGCGCCATCGCCGGTGGCAATGGCATGGTCGCCGTCAATACGATGCGTGCCGTGGCCGAGTACGCGGCTCAGGTGCGCCAGTCCTGCGAGAGCGGTGCCGAAGCCATCGTAGTCGGTGCCGGCTTGCCGCTGGACTTGCCCGAGCTGACGGCCGGTTATCCCGATGTGGCCCTCATTCCTATCCTGTCGGATACGCGCGGCATTGCCCTCGTCATCAAGAAATGGATGCGCAAGAACCGGCTTCCGGACGCGATCGTCATCGAAAGCCCGCGCTACGCCGGCGGTCATCTGGGGGCGATGAGTATCGAGGGCGTCGATGACCCGCACTTTGCGTTTCCGACCGTGCTGGAAGGAAAACTGGAATTATTCCGGCAGCTCGGCATCGAGCGTGAAAACATCCCGCTGATTGTCGCCGGTGGTATTCACACCCATCAGCAGATCAGCGCGTTGCTGGCGCTGGGCGCGAGCGCAGCGCAGCTCGGCTCGCCGTTCGCCGTGACCGAGGAGGGTGATGCGCATAGCAACTTCAAGAAAGTCCTCGTCGAGGCAGGTCCTGACGATATCGTCACTTTCATGAGCGTAGCCGGTTTGCCGGCGCGGGCGGTACTTACGCCTTGGCTAATCAATTATCTGGAGAAGGAATCAAAGCTGATGGCCAAGGCCGGCCCCAAGGCATGCACGGTCGGCTTCGATTGCCTGCAACAATGCGGGCTGCGCGATGGCAATGGCAAGGCGGGGCAGTTCTGTATCGATACGCAACTGGCGTTTGCGATGAACGGAGATATGAAGCGGGGGCTGTTTTTCCGTGGCTCTGAAAGCCTGCCGTTCGGGCGTGAAATCCGTCCGGTGCGGGAGTTGATGGATTACCTGTTGACCGGTGTGCGGCAACAACTGTGGCAGGCAATAGTCGCCTGA
- the iscX gene encoding Fe-S cluster assembly protein IscX: MKWTDTIRIAEELCDKYPDIDPLTVRFTDLHQWVCGLDGFDDEPDRSGEKILESIQMAWIDEIQ; encoded by the coding sequence ATGAAATGGACTGACACGATCCGCATTGCTGAAGAGCTGTGCGACAAATATCCGGACATCGATCCGCTGACCGTGCGCTTCACGGATCTGCATCAATGGGTCTGCGGGCTCGACGGCTTCGACGACGAACCGGACCGGTCCGGCGAGAAAATCCTCGAGTCGATCCAGATGGCGTGGATAGACGAAATCCAGTAG
- the prfB gene encoding peptide chain release factor 2 (programmed frameshift) produces the protein MEAEQLNSLEGLLADLTIRANELRRYLDFDNKSEKLDQVNAELEDPTVWDDQKRAQDLGKEKKSLESVVLSLIKIDAELRDASDLFVMAREEKDYDTVQAVEDDTQGLQKLVEGMEFRRMFSNPMDPNNCFIDIQAGAGGTEAQDWASMLMRQYLRYCERKGFKTEILEQSDGEIAGIKTVTIKVEGDYAYGFLRTETGVHRLVRKSPFDSANGRHTSFSSLFVYPEVDDSLEIDINPADVRVDTYRASGAGGQHINKTDSAVRLTHGPTGIVVQCQNDRSQHRNRAEAWAMLKSRLYEHEMRKRMSDQQKLEDSKTDIGWGHQIRSYVLDQSRIKDLRTSFETGNTKAVLDGDIDEFIAASLKQGV, from the exons ATGGAAGCAGAACAACTCAATTCTCTGGAAGGGCTGCTCGCAGACCTGACCATCCGCGCCAACGAACTCCGGAGGTATCTT GACTTCGATAACAAGTCAGAGAAGCTAGACCAGGTCAACGCCGAACTCGAAGATCCGACCGTCTGGGACGACCAGAAACGCGCGCAGGATCTCGGCAAAGAAAAGAAATCCCTCGAATCCGTCGTGCTGTCGCTCATCAAGATCGACGCCGAATTGCGTGATGCCAGCGACCTGTTCGTGATGGCGCGCGAAGAAAAAGATTACGATACCGTCCAGGCCGTAGAAGACGATACACAAGGTTTGCAAAAGCTGGTCGAAGGCATGGAATTTCGCCGCATGTTCAGCAATCCGATGGACCCCAATAACTGCTTCATCGATATCCAGGCCGGTGCCGGCGGCACCGAAGCACAGGACTGGGCCTCGATGCTGATGCGCCAGTATTTGCGCTACTGCGAACGCAAGGGCTTCAAGACCGAAATCCTCGAACAGTCCGATGGCGAAATCGCCGGTATCAAGACCGTCACGATCAAGGTCGAAGGCGATTATGCCTACGGTTTTTTGCGTACCGAAACCGGCGTCCACCGCCTCGTGCGCAAGTCGCCATTCGATTCGGCAAACGGCCGTCACACCTCGTTCTCAAGCCTGTTCGTGTACCCGGAAGTCGATGACTCGCTGGAGATCGACATCAATCCCGCCGACGTGCGCGTCGACACCTACCGCGCCTCCGGTGCCGGCGGACAGCACATCAACAAGACCGATTCCGCAGTGCGCCTGACCCACGGCCCGACCGGCATCGTCGTGCAATGCCAGAACGACCGCAGCCAGCACCGCAACCGCGCCGAAGCGTGGGCCATGCTGAAGTCGCGGCTGTACGAGCATGAAATGCGCAAGCGTATGAGCGACCAGCAAAAGCTGGAAGACTCCAAGACCGATATCGGCTGGGGCCACCAGATCCGCTCGTACGTACTGGACCAGTCGCGCATCAAGGATTTGCGCACCAGCTTCGAGACCGGCAATACCAAGGCGGTGCTCGATGGTGATATCGACGAATTCATTGCGGCCTCGCTCAAGCAAGGCGTGTAG
- a CDS encoding TAXI family TRAP transporter solute-binding subunit: MSQPSLTAFWRHRRFVPALCTFVVALIWLGWLLWQPSPNKTIVMSVGNDGGIYQAFALKYADILARKGIHLELRKSSGSVENYQRLKDPASDIDLALMQSGIGDARNAPNLEALAAVSYEPIWLFYNGTTRIDQIARLTGKRLAIGRAGSGLRRITIELLAAYGINASNTTLIEMTSRQAEAQLLAGDIDAGFFVGIPETPLIASLLRTDLKLMSFSQADAIVRKFPSLSKVVFPRGAIDLQRDLPAQDVTLLSATAMLVAKNRLHPLLIYALLDSAVEVHAEPGFFSVRNEFPNQHADDFPMSEEARRYFRSGRPFLQNYLPFWLANFIEQRFVIVVPLLAMLFALLQTVPRILAYRVRTRLSHWYRDLNALENAMRTTPDTTPTQRDQWQEQLAQLDADVHQLVLSPRYFNQLYALKLSIQIVRNLLHEHNDEAVRT; this comes from the coding sequence ATGTCACAGCCCTCCCTCACTGCATTCTGGCGACACCGCCGGTTCGTTCCGGCGCTGTGTACCTTCGTTGTCGCGCTGATCTGGCTAGGCTGGCTCCTATGGCAACCCTCTCCTAACAAGACCATTGTCATGAGCGTTGGCAATGACGGAGGAATTTATCAGGCCTTTGCGCTTAAGTACGCTGACATACTGGCGCGCAAGGGAATCCATCTGGAATTACGAAAATCATCCGGTTCGGTAGAAAATTATCAACGCCTGAAAGACCCCGCCAGCGACATCGATCTAGCATTGATGCAATCCGGCATTGGTGATGCGCGCAATGCACCCAATCTGGAAGCATTGGCTGCGGTGTCCTACGAGCCGATCTGGCTGTTCTACAACGGCACAACCCGCATCGACCAGATCGCCCGGCTCACCGGAAAACGCCTCGCCATCGGACGTGCCGGCAGCGGCTTGCGCAGGATCACCATCGAGTTACTGGCCGCCTATGGCATCAATGCCAGCAACACGACGCTAATCGAAATGACTTCCCGGCAAGCCGAGGCACAACTGCTTGCCGGCGACATCGATGCCGGATTCTTCGTCGGCATTCCAGAAACACCACTCATTGCCTCATTGCTGCGTACCGACCTGAAACTGATGAGTTTCAGCCAGGCCGATGCGATCGTGCGCAAGTTCCCGTCATTGTCCAAAGTGGTCTTCCCGCGTGGCGCCATCGACTTGCAGCGGGATCTGCCGGCACAGGACGTGACGCTGCTGTCGGCCACGGCCATGCTGGTCGCCAAGAACCGGCTGCATCCGTTACTGATCTATGCGCTTCTCGACAGCGCTGTCGAAGTCCATGCCGAGCCTGGGTTTTTTTCGGTACGCAATGAATTTCCCAACCAGCATGCCGATGATTTTCCGATGTCCGAAGAAGCCCGCCGCTACTTCCGTTCGGGCCGCCCGTTCCTGCAGAATTACCTGCCGTTCTGGTTGGCCAATTTTATAGAACAACGCTTCGTGATCGTGGTGCCCTTGCTGGCGATGCTGTTTGCGCTGCTGCAAACGGTGCCGCGCATACTGGCCTACCGCGTGCGCACGCGCCTGTCACATTGGTACCGTGACCTCAACGCACTAGAAAACGCCATGCGCACCACGCCCGACACCACCCCCACGCAACGCGATCAATGGCAGGAGCAACTGGCGCAACTTGATGCCGATGTCCACCAGCTTGTTTTGTCGCCCCGTTACTTCAACCAGCTCTACGCACTGAAACTATCGATCCAGATCGTACGCAACCTGCTGCATGAGCATAATGACGAGGCGGTCCGCACGTAA